The following coding sequences lie in one Flavobacterium sediminis genomic window:
- a CDS encoding DUF3347 domain-containing protein, which produces MKKLIVAMTVMLFGFSAFAQNTGNLLNNYISVKNALVSSDSKAASTAISALNEAVKSEGDFAQKAELQKATDKLSKAGNNLEKQRAAFNEVSTVLWKVVKSSDKVNQPVYYQYCPMKKAYWLSKEKEIKNPYYGSSMLTCGKVTETK; this is translated from the coding sequence ATGAAAAAGTTAATAGTAGCAATGACCGTAATGTTGTTTGGATTTTCTGCCTTTGCGCAAAATACAGGCAACCTGCTGAACAACTACATCAGCGTAAAAAATGCTTTGGTAAGCAGCGATAGTAAAGCGGCAAGCACCGCCATTAGCGCACTGAACGAAGCCGTTAAGAGCGAGGGCGATTTTGCACAGAAAGCAGAATTGCAGAAAGCCACCGACAAATTAAGTAAGGCAGGTAACAACCTTGAAAAGCAAAGAGCCGCTTTCAACGAAGTATCAACCGTACTGTGGAAAGTGGTAAAATCATCAGACAAAGTAAACCAACCCGTTTACTACCAATATTGCCCGATGAAAAAAGCATATTGGTTAAGCAAAGAAAAGGAGATTAAAAATCCTTACTACGGTTCTTCTATGCTTACTTGTGGTAAAGTTACCGAAACTAAATAA
- a CDS encoding heavy-metal-associated domain-containing protein translates to MESKNLQFKTNLNCSNCVSKVQADLDNAGGICEWNVDTTNADKILTVKAEGITEDEVVAIIKKKGFKAEPISE, encoded by the coding sequence ATGGAAAGCAAAAATCTTCAATTCAAGACAAACCTTAATTGCAGCAACTGTGTATCAAAAGTGCAGGCAGATTTAGATAACGCAGGCGGTATCTGCGAATGGAACGTTGATACGACCAACGCCGATAAAATCCTGACTGTAAAAGCAGAGGGCATTACCGAAGACGAGGTTGTCGCCATCATCAAGAAAAAAGGGTTTAAAGCTGAACCCATTTCAGAATAA